Proteins found in one Lachancea thermotolerans CBS 6340 chromosome C complete sequence genomic segment:
- a CDS encoding KLTH0C06336p (weakly similar to uniprot|P40068 Saccharomyces cerevisiae YER109C FLO8 Transcription), with protein MSLGPGGLHMNEDYAPQAQRPVQGVRAQNGRPTPRAPAGTQQGATPASARTGTPHPTASSREDPKRLLNAYIYDFLSKSSLNETAEAFSREAVIEENGQRPTQDNRFKPQNDAPQGFLYEWWQIFWDVFNARTHRGGSEMAQQYFQLQFDSRRQEHTYRNVAMHAARMQQQVEQRGDYQGEVFDPMMFAMMFSGNAYAAPMYDKSTDNGMRPTAFQRQVPSQQLQNSQLQARSARPPQRQQEPQSQVHAPGQTQAHAQAQAQAQAQAQAQAQAQAQVQAQAQAQAQAQAQAQAQAQAQAQARAQAQARAQAQAQAQAQAQAQAQAQAQAQAQAQAQAQAQAQAQAQAQAQAQVQAQAQAQAQAQAQAQAQAQAQAQAQAEAQAQAQAQAQAQAQAQAQVHAQQMRQRQAPMAASHVQQHAQPQHRQQQQTMYAQLMQQQQQRQHQQLQQQQQQPQSSQMYAQQMMMNGGNPNALALQGANAPVYMGPVRNVPMKPNFQASYMPQAVQPQMQQKHQLSPAHQHQQQRSPQHQQQQQQQQQQQHQQHQQHQQQQQQQQQQQQQQQQQQQQQQQQQQQQQQQQQQQHQHQNQQQQHQQPHPQQYPQQHHQNQNQNQQHQQHQQQRHQQRQQHPQQYPQQQQQVASANPSGYANPSSAKKRLPQSDGSPDTDGVVKPDAHLSSTEGLYNYQKQLLMLEKENEKVVTYRSTASTPGLGGPPQQSSGAPNKPSSVAGYAGVSPLPINSINSPASLGTAPKSKEAMRRKSISTQATGPAVNAGRKNQSEPVTPIGPMTPASGSLNRLAPPSALSTVTETPLKASGEQADRMAGKTTSAKRVKRLKKMPSANNLGTGARPSSPSLDNVLEAKNSKRISRAKPKKSSGVSGIKVSRIARSAGTTPLTTEDVLPGSTSSNDTGSNVFPASVATDPTPQTDFDPLGQNDPTLGTTNYDFEDDDIFNIDSGLLDKSAPSKAQSTTQSAQRPQDDLPIDEPFNLDFLDPASTMNYNDLNQLNWQ; from the coding sequence ATGTCTTTAGGACCAGGAGGGCTGCATATGAACGAAGATTATGCGCCGCAGGCGCAACGACCGGTACAAGGGGTGCGGGCGCAGAACGGGCGACCCACTCCTCGCGCACCTGCTGGCACGCAACAGGGTGCAACCCCAGCCTCAGCTAGGACGGGGACTCCCCATCCTACAGCAAGCTCACGCGAAGATCCTAAGCGGCTTCTTAATGCATACATTTACGACTTTCTATCAAAGTCTTCGCTAAATGAAACTGCGGAGGCTTTTTCTCGCGAAGCAGTAATCGAAGAAAACGGGCAGCGCCCAACCCAAGACAATAGATTCAAACCACAAAACGATGCTCCGCAAGGGTTCTTATATGAGTGGTGGCAAATATTCTGGGACGTATTTAACGCCCGAACTCACAGAGGCGGATCGGAAATGGCCCAACAGTATTTTCAACTGCAATTTGACTCGAGGCGACAGGAACACACGTATCGTAACGTAGCGATGCACGCAGCCCGTATGCAGCAACAAGTTGAGCAGCGCGGTGACTACCAAGGTGAAGTGTTTGATCCTATGATGTTCGCTATGATGTTCTCGGGCAACGCTTACGCTGCACCAATGTATGATAAGTCGACGGACAACGGAATGCGGCCGACTGCTTTCCAGCGACAGGTGCCTTCGCAGCAATTGCAGAACTCTCAACTGCAAGCACGTTCTGCTAGACCACCACAAAGGCAGCAAGAACCCCAGAGCCAGGTACATGCGCCAGGCCAGACGCAAGCGCATGCccaggctcaggctcaggctcaggctcaggctcaggctcaggctcaagctcaggctcaggttcaggctcaggctcaagctcaagctcaggctcaggctcaagctcaggctcaggctcaggctcaggctcaagctcgtgctcaagctcaggcaCGGGCACAGGCTCAGGCGCAGGCGCAGGCGcaggctcaagctcaagctcaggcacaagctcaagctcaagctcaagctcaggcacaagctcaagctcaagctcaagctcaggcacaagctcaagctcaagctcaagttcaagctcaggctcaagctcaggctcaggctcaggctcaggctcaggctcaggctcaagctcaagctcaagctcaggctgaggctcaggctcaagctcaagctcaggctcaggctcaggctcaggctcaggctcaagTACATGCACAGCAAATGAGACAACGACAAGCACCAATGGCAGCATCCCACGTTCAGCAGCATGCCCAACCGCAACACCgtcagcagcagcagacCATGTATGCTCAGCTtatgcagcagcagcagcagcgtcaacatcaacagctgcagcaacagcagcaacaaccTCAATCATCTCAAATGTATGCTCAgcagatgatgatgaatGGCGGCAACCCCAACGCTTTGGCATTACAAGGCGCCAATGCACCTGTGTATATGGGTCCTGTTAGAAATGTCCCCATGAAGCCCAATTTCCAAGCTTCTTACATGCCGCAAGCTGTGCAGCCTCAAATGCAACAAAAGCATCAGCTGTCTCCGGCGcaccagcaccagcagcagcgaaGTCCTCAGcaccagcaacagcaacagcaacagcaacagcaacagcaccagcagcatcagcagcaccagcaacagcaacagcaacagcaacagcaacagcaacagcaacagcaacagcaacagcaacagcaacagcaacagcaacagcaacagcaacagcaacagcaacagcatCAGCACCAGaaccagcagcaacagcaccagcagccGCATCCCCAACAATATCCACAACAACaccatcaaaatcaaaatcaaaatcaacaacaccaacaaCATCAACAGCAGAGGCATcagcagcgccagcagcaTCCACAACAATATCcgcaacagcagcagcaagttGCCTCCGCTAACCCTAGCGGCTATGCAAACCCATCCTCTGCTAAGAAGAGATTACCGCAGTCCGACGGCTCGCCTGATACTGATGGTGTCGTCAAACCCGATGCTCACCTCTCTAGTACGGAAGGCCTCTACAACTaccaaaaacagcttcttATGCTCGAAAAGGAAAATGAGAAGGTGGTGACGTATAGATCTACCGCCTCCACCCCCGGGCTGGGCGGGCCGCCGCAACAATCTTCAGGTGCTCCTAACAAGCCAAGCTCCGTGGCAGGGTATGCGGGCGTATCGCCACTTCCTATTAATTCGATCAACAGCCCAGCCAGCCTGGGCACAGCGCCTaaatcaaaagaagcaatgAGACGAAAGTCGATTTCAACGCAAGCTACTGGGCCCGCCGTGAATGCTGGCCGTAAAAACCAGTCAGAGCCCGTTACACCAATTGGGCCTATGACACCTGCTAGTGGCAGCCTCAATAGATTGGCGCCGCCTAGTGCTCTATCCACAGTCACAGAGACGCCTCTCAAAGCCTCTGGTGAACAAGCAGACCGAATGGCAGGCAAAACAACTTCCGCTAAGAGAGTTAAGaggctgaaaaaaatgcCGTCCGCCAACAACTTGGGCACTGGAGCTCGCCCTTCGTCACCTTCTCTTGACAACGTccttgaagccaagaaCTCTAAGAGAATCAGCCGCGCAAAGCCTAAAAAATCATCAGGCGTGTCAGGAATTAAGGTGAGTAGAATTGCCAGGTCAGCCGGGACCACTCCTTTAACTACCGAAGACGTTCTTCCTGGAAGTACCAGCAGTAATGATACTGGTAGTAATGTTTTCCCCGCCTCAGTGGCAACCGATCCGACGCCTCAGACAGATTTTGATCCTTTGGGGCAGAATGATCCTACACTTGGTACAACCAACTACGACTTTGAGGACGATGACATTTTCAATATTGACAGCGGTTTGCTTGACAAGTCGGCGCCTTCGAAGGCCCAATCAACCACGCAGAGCGCTCAGCGCCCACAAGACGATTTACCGATTGACGAGCCGTTTAACCTTGATTTCCTCGACCCTGCATCGACTATGAATTACAATGACTTAAATCAGTTAAATTGGCAGTGA
- the GLE2 gene encoding RNA export factor GLE2 (highly similar to uniprot|P40066 Saccharomyces cerevisiae YER107C GLE2 Component of the nuclear pore complex required for polyadenylated RNA export but not for protein import homologous to S. pombe Rae1p) has translation MSAFWRGNGSSGVGSSVMSAEKDLANDIVINNPAEDSISDIAFSPQQDFLFSVSSWDKKVRVWDINGGTAQGRAEYQHQAPVLATRWSGDGTKIASGGCDNAVMVFDVGSGQAQQVGAHDAAVKALRFVQCGPTNAECLVTGSWDKTVKYWDLRQPQPISTLMMPERVYCMDSKQKLLVVGTAERHIVVIDLNNPTSIFKTTTSPLKWQTRSVACYIEGNGFAVGSIEGRCAIQYVDDQEQRKSGFSFKCHRVQQQSTGAAGGRSSTESQVYPVNSIVFHPVYGTFATAGGDGSFHFWDKNLRHRLKGFPSLKASIPVCNFNRNGSIFAYALSYDWSQGLMGNRPDYPNVVRLHAVTDEEVKEKKKR, from the coding sequence ATGTCAGCATTTTGGCGTGGCAATGGAAGTAGTGGGGTGGGATCTTCTGTCATGTCCGCAGAAAAGGATCTGGCCAATGACATTGTAATAAACAACCCTGCCGAGGACTCTATATCGGACATTGCGTTCTCGCCACAACAAGATTTTTTGTTTAGCGTCAGTTCCTGGGACAAGAAGGTTCGCGTTTGGGACATCAATGGCGGGACGGCGCAAGGAAGAGCAGAATATCAACACCAAGCGCCCGTGTTGGCCACGAGGTGGTCTGGGGATGGAACAAAAATCGCTTCTGGCGGATGCGACAATGCCGTCATGGTGTTTGACGTAGGCTCAGGGCAGGCACAGCAGGTCGGGGCGCACGATGCGGCGGTTAAGGCGCTGAGGTTCGTGCAGTGTGGGCCTACCAACGCTGAGTGTCTCGTCACGGGGTCTTGGGACAAGACCGTGAAATATTGGGACTTGCGCCAGCCGCAGCCGATTTCTACTCTCATGATGCCTGAGCGGGTGTACTGCATGGATTccaagcagaagctgcttgtCGTTGGTACAGCAGAGCGCCACATTGTCGTGATAGATCTTAACAACCCAACCTCGATTTTCAAGACCACCACGTCGCCGCTTAAGTGGCAGACCCGTTCCGTGGCCTGTTACATCGAGGGTAACGGGTTTGCGGTGGGGTCTATTGAGGGCAGGTGCGCCATTCAATATGTGGACGATCAAGAACAGCGGAAGTCCGGGTTCTCGTTCAAGTGCCATCGTGTGCAGCAACAAAGCACAGGCGCCGCAGGCGGGCGAAGCAGCACGGAGTCTCAGGTCTATCCAGTCAATAGCATCGTGTTCCATCCGGTCTATGGCACGTTTGCGACTGCTGGCGGCGACGGCTCCTTCCACTTCTGGGACAAAAATCTCAGACATAGACTAAAGGGCTTCCCCTCGCTCAAAGCCTCGATTCCTGTGTGCAACTTCAACCGGAACGGCTCCATATTTGCCTATGCTCTTAGCTACGACTGGAGCCAAGGGCTCATGGGAAACCGTCCGGACTATCCTAACGTCGTGAGACTTCACGCCGTGacagatgaagaagttaaagagaagaagaagaggtga
- a CDS encoding uncharacterized protein (some similarities with uniprot|P38180 Saccharomyces cerevisiae YBL081W Hypothetical ORF) — protein MPGQIVSIPFLSQVEDMDKYLLEYRSLKLMPQNAASFTQHQQQLRYNNSNRGASNNNGNNSMGTNLQNGRKKIMGNINGIQGYRFNKNIPKFGQQPQQQQQQQSQQQQSQQQQGVSGVSTFKQAYPQVFYGSSNNSATSLAPQVASPTMYGSSAQPNQQFMTASSSSSSTPPPRLHVSVSGASSISSLGGEFDYLLPNDLNGQLMPSATAQVPQPPALNCVSSSASMSGTYLDPVPAAPSAGFKMNGGISSSNDFINGLPSSLLSEGAAASEFIGMNGSNSLFNANSINSSVGAAAGLAPSNNFMMHNSKNWGTNNPSSSSTSGSFGIWNNDMSVWS, from the coding sequence ATGCCAGGCCAAATTGTTAGCATCCCCTTCCTGTCTCAAGTTGAAGACATGGACAAGTACTTGCTGGAATACAGGAGCCTCAAATTAATGCCCCAGAACGCGGCGTCGTTCACGcagcaccaacagcagctaCGCTATAATAATTCCAACAGGGGGGCAAGCAATAACAATGGGAACAACAGCATGGGAACAAACTTGCAAAATGGGCGCAAGAAGATCATGGGTAATATTAATGGCATTCAGGGCTACAGGTTTAATAAAAACATCCCAAAGTTTGGGCAACAGcctcaacagcagcagcagcagcagtcgcaacagcagcagtcgcaacagcagcaagGTGTCTCTGGCGTTTCAACTTTTAAGCAGGCCTACCCTCAAGTTTTTTACGGATCCTCCAATAACAGTGCGACGTCATTGGCTCCGCAGGTGGCTTCGCCCACTATGTACGGTTCATCTGCGCAACCAAATCAGCAGTTCATGacagcaagctcttcgtcgaGCTCCACGCCACCTCCTAGATTGCATGTTTCTGTAAGCGGGGCGTCGTCTATTTCTTCTCTCGGCGGGGAATTTGACTATTTATTACCTAACGATTTGAATGGGCAACTGATGCCATCGGCGACTGCGCAGGTTCCTCAGCCGCCAGCCTTGAACTGTGTTTCTAGTTCTGCCTCCATGAGTGGTACCTATTTGGATCCTGTTCCCGCCGCGCCTTCCGCCggcttcaaaatgaacGGTGGCATTTCTAGTTCTAACGATTTTATCAACGGTTTACCTTCCTCCTTATTATCGGAGGGAGCTGCCGCCTCAGAATTTATTGGAATGAACGGATCAAACTCGTTGTTCAACGCGAACTCGATCAACTCATCTGTTGGCGCGGCCGCAGGATTGGCCCCTTCAAACAATTTTATGATGCACAATTCGAAGAACTGGGGTACAAACAACCCAAGTTCTTCCTCTACTTCTGGATCTTTCGGCATCTGGAACAATGATATGAGCGTATGGAGCTAG
- the PET112 gene encoding glutamyl-tRNA(Gln) amidotransferase subunit PET112 (similar to uniprot|P33893 Saccharomyces cerevisiae YBL080C PET112 Protein required for mitochondrial translation), producing MGCTFLPLESAFMLQFTRCFGSRTANKGFQLLPDFKLKCGLEIHTQLSTQNKLFSLSTNDPFASANLPNHHTSFFDVSLPGSQPKLNPEVVLFATKLAVALNSKVNLNSHFDRKHYFYADQPMGYQITQHYSPFAKGGFLELLGSLDSIDENSKRIQLVQLQIEQDTGKSVYRGSEGRSLIDLNRSNVPLIELVTQPNFTDLKQIRAFIKKFQNLVRHLGISTGDLETGAMRVDVNLSVNGYSRVELKNLPNTSSILSAIKYEYQRQVGLIQSGEADKYLSSSETRGWTGSSTVKLRSKETTIDYRYMPDPELPSIKISPGTVQSVSQSMPKLPDAVLHDLMSEPYGLALKDAKILAIKGNGHDQLYTQTSLLKYYLDTFSCYSTLAGQQLNPRLPTNWIIHELLGNLNRLQLPLEKAAEAFPPKKFAELLMLIQDDKISKASGKLLLFHILNEINKLSLAQPVDLSALIEGFDLNVIKKIDANELREICTEIVGGISDPKLIEGIVSGKKKNSLKFLIGQGMRVSQGRIKPHLFEQAFKELLKVKW from the coding sequence ATGGGTTGTACCTTCTTACCCCTAGAATCAGCTTTTATGCTCCAGTTCACGCGATGTTTCGGCTCCAGGACAGCGAATAAGGGCTTCCAACTTCTCCCTGACTTTAAGCTAAAGTGCGGGCTGGAAATACATACGCAGTTGAGCACGCAGAACAAACTGTTTTCGCTTTCCACAAACGACCCTTTCGCATCTGCAAACCTACCCAATCATCACACTTCGTTCTTTGATGTGTCGCTTCCAGGGTCGCAGCCAAAGCTAAATCCTGAAGTTGTGCTATTCGCCACGAAGCTTGCTGTCGCTTTGAACAGTAAAGTGAACTTGAATTCCCATTTTGATCGAAAGCATTACTTTTACGCAGATCAGCCTATGGGCTATCAAATAACCCAGCACTACAGTCCTTTTGCAAAGGGTGGATTCCTGGAACTTTTGGGGTCGTTGGATAGTATCGACGAGAATTCTAAACGGATTCAGCTCGTGCAACTACAGATCGAGCAAGATACAGGAAAATCAGTCTACCGTGGGTCCGAAGGTAGGTCTCTCATAGACCTCAACAGATCTAATGTCCCACTCATAGAACTGGTAACGCAGCCGAACTTCACAGACCTGAAACAGATTAGAGcattcatcaaaaagtttcagAACTTAGTGCGTCACTTGGGCATCTCGACCGGTGACCTTGAAACGGGCGCCATGAGAGTCGACGTGAACTTGTCAGTGAATGGATATTCCCGTGTTGAGCTGAAAAATCTGCCAAATACCAGTTCGATTCTAAGTGCGATAAAATACGAGTACCAAAGGCAGGTTGGGCTTATACAGAGTGGTGAGGCAGACAAGTATCTAAGTTCTTCTGAAACTCGTGGCTGGACAGGCTCGTCGACTGTTAAACTGAGAAGTAAAGAAACTACTATCGATTATAGGTATATGCCAGATCCGGAACTTCCATCAATTAAAATATCTCCTGGTACTGTGCAAAGTGTGTCACAATCAATGCCAAAACTCCCTGACGCGGTTTTGCATGACCTTATGTCCGAACCATACGGCCtcgctttgaaagatgccAAAATATTGGCAATCAAAGGAAACGGTCATGACCAACTTTATACGCAAACAAGCTTGCTAAAATATTATTTGGATACCTTCAGTTGCTACTCTACGCTTGCTGGCCAACAACTTAACCCTAGGTTGCCAACAAATTGGATCATTCATGAGCTTTTAGGAAACTTGAACAGGTTGCAGCTGCCTTTGGAgaaagctgcagaagcttttcCGCCTAAGAAGTTCGCAGAGCTTTTAATGCTTATTCAGGACGACAAGATTTCCAAGGCCAGCggaaagcttcttctcttccaTATCCTCAACGAAATAAACAAATTGTCGCTAGCTCAACCAGTTGACTTGAGTGCACTTATCGAAGGCTTCGACTTGAATGTTATTAAAAAGATTGACGCAAATGAGCTCAGGGAGATTTGCACGGAGATAGTTGGTGGGATCAGCGATCCCAAGTTAATTGAGGGGATTGTTTCaggaaagaagaaaaactcTCTAAAGTTTTTAATTGGCCAAGGGATGCGGGTATCCCAAGGTCGCATTAAGCCccatctttttgagcaagcattcaaagagctgctcaaagtcAAATGGTGA